Proteins from one Salmonella bongori NCTC 12419 genomic window:
- the mgrA gene encoding L-glyceraldehyde 3-phosphate reductase, whose amino-acid sequence MVYQPDENRYHTMEYRRCGRSGIKLPAISLGLWHNFGDATRAENSRALLQRAFDLGITHFDLANNYGPPPGSAEYNFGRILQEDFLPWRDELIISTKAGYTMWDGPYGDWGSRKYLIASLDQSLKRMGLEYVDIFYHHRPDPETPLEETMKALDHLVRQGKALYVGISNYPAERARQAIDILEDLGTPCLIHQPKYSLFERWVEDELLALLQEKGVGSIAFSPLAGGQLTDRYLNGIPQDSRAASGSRFLKPEHITADKLEKVRQLNDLAARRGQKLAQMALAWVLRNDNVTSVLIGASKPSQIEDAVGMLANRHFSSTECAEIDAILNTEL is encoded by the coding sequence ATGGTTTATCAGCCCGATGAGAATCGTTATCACACAATGGAATATCGTCGCTGCGGGCGCAGTGGCATCAAACTCCCCGCCATTTCGTTGGGGTTATGGCACAACTTCGGCGATGCAACACGGGCAGAAAACAGCCGCGCGCTGCTGCAACGCGCGTTCGATCTGGGCATTACCCACTTCGACCTCGCCAATAATTACGGTCCGCCGCCGGGATCTGCAGAATATAATTTTGGCCGCATTTTGCAGGAAGATTTTTTACCGTGGCGCGATGAGTTGATTATCTCCACCAAAGCGGGCTACACCATGTGGGATGGCCCTTATGGCGACTGGGGGTCACGGAAATATCTGATAGCCAGCCTCGATCAAAGTCTGAAACGTATGGGGCTGGAGTATGTCGATATCTTTTATCACCATCGCCCCGATCCCGAAACACCGCTGGAAGAGACCATGAAAGCGTTGGATCACCTTGTCCGTCAGGGCAAAGCATTGTACGTGGGGATTTCTAACTATCCTGCTGAACGAGCCAGACAGGCTATTGATATCCTGGAGGATCTCGGCACGCCTTGTCTGATTCATCAGCCTAAATATTCACTTTTTGAACGTTGGGTGGAAGATGAGCTCCTGGCATTGTTACAGGAAAAGGGCGTCGGCAGTATTGCGTTCTCGCCGCTGGCTGGCGGGCAACTCACTGACCGTTATCTGAATGGTATTCCACAAGATTCCCGCGCGGCAAGCGGAAGTCGTTTTCTTAAACCGGAACACATTACCGCCGACAAACTGGAAAAAGTCCGTCAATTGAATGATCTGGCTGCGCGGCGGGGACAAAAATTAGCCCAGATGGCGCTCGCCTGGGTACTACGTAACGATAATGTTACCTCGGTGCTGATTGGCGCCAGTAAACCGTCGCAAATTGAAGATGCGGTCGGTATGCTGGCGAACCGGCACTTTTCATCGACAGAATGCGCAGAAATTGACGCTATCCTGAACACGGAGCTTTAG
- a CDS encoding EAL domain-containing protein yields the protein MPDKYNLLKNIKIFLLALCLTVPAILVSRAISPRATIDSSYIFLAWLPLCVMFAVLFLFGRRGVAPMIVAMTLTNEWNFHLPLPQAMVLLFCQTFPVLVVCAIVRWLLGTRWRYGILNKGIWLRVFWLGLMTPFGIKISMHLAGHYLAFPVTISTFFGTGTAIFSIVDTLSLISAALIFTFFFYYPMRMMASPHYIRIFWRRNVSPYLAREKRLFTFLWFGSLATLLAVLCTPFETKYIAGYLVPVLFIGFTLGVGKIRYPLLNLSWAITALFLLSYNRNFLQGVGSEYSLAFILSVLISFSICLLYMARINQRSEWLNRQWHTQALTDPLTRLPNLRALEQFLLQGAGQSVCYLRMENLEFLSRHYGMQMRVHCERAVFRELQPLLLEKEKIFHLPGSELLLVLTGPETEARLQHMLNVLNNRKIYWNNTGLEMEYGAAWGTFDGRQETLQPLLGQLSWLAEQSCSHHRVLSLTHSVEAASGQTTERVLRLQKIRQALERGALVLYAQPIRDAQGKGYDEILTRLRCDDGMMMPNQFIPLIAQFNLSVRFDMQVMEALLQWLSAHPSADQGARFSVNLMPLTLLQKETAPRIIQLFKRYGVPPASVIIEITEEQAFSHSEASMHNINQLRKFGLKIAIDDFGTGYANYERLKRLKADIIKIDGCFVKDILTDSLDAMIVKSITDLAKAKSLSVVAEFVETPAQRDLLLQLGVHSLQGYLIGRPRPLGE from the coding sequence ATGCCGGATAAGTATAATCTCCTAAAAAATATAAAAATATTTTTACTGGCTTTATGCCTGACCGTTCCGGCTATTCTTGTTTCCCGTGCCATTTCTCCTCGCGCTACTATTGATTCCAGCTACATTTTTTTGGCCTGGCTACCTCTTTGCGTCATGTTTGCCGTTTTGTTCTTATTTGGCCGCCGCGGCGTCGCGCCGATGATAGTCGCAATGACGTTGACCAATGAGTGGAATTTTCATTTACCCCTGCCGCAGGCGATGGTACTGCTATTTTGCCAGACGTTTCCCGTGTTGGTGGTTTGCGCCATTGTGCGCTGGTTGTTGGGGACGCGCTGGCGCTATGGCATACTCAATAAAGGTATCTGGCTACGCGTCTTCTGGTTAGGACTGATGACGCCATTCGGAATAAAAATCAGTATGCATCTGGCGGGGCACTACCTCGCTTTTCCGGTAACGATCTCTACTTTTTTTGGTACCGGCACTGCTATTTTCTCTATTGTCGATACACTGAGTCTGATTTCTGCTGCGCTCATTTTTACCTTCTTTTTTTATTATCCTATGCGAATGATGGCCAGTCCGCACTATATTCGTATTTTCTGGCGCAGGAATGTTTCCCCTTATCTCGCCAGAGAAAAGCGTCTGTTTACGTTTCTCTGGTTTGGATCATTGGCAACGCTGTTAGCGGTGCTGTGTACGCCTTTCGAGACGAAGTATATTGCTGGTTACCTGGTGCCGGTATTGTTTATCGGATTTACACTTGGCGTGGGAAAAATCCGTTATCCATTGCTGAATTTAAGCTGGGCTATCACTGCGCTGTTCCTGCTTAGCTATAACCGCAATTTTCTGCAGGGCGTAGGATCAGAATATTCGCTGGCATTTATTCTTTCGGTTCTCATTTCTTTTAGTATTTGTTTGTTGTATATGGCGCGGATTAACCAGCGCAGCGAATGGTTGAACCGGCAGTGGCACACGCAGGCACTGACCGATCCGCTGACACGGCTGCCTAATTTACGTGCGCTGGAACAGTTTCTTTTGCAGGGGGCCGGGCAAAGTGTGTGCTATTTACGCATGGAAAACCTGGAGTTTCTGAGTCGACATTATGGTATGCAGATGCGTGTTCATTGTGAACGCGCGGTGTTTCGTGAGTTACAGCCGCTGCTACTGGAAAAGGAGAAGATTTTTCATCTACCGGGTAGTGAATTGCTGCTGGTGTTAACCGGACCGGAGACCGAAGCCCGCCTGCAACATATGCTCAATGTGCTTAATAACCGGAAAATTTACTGGAACAATACCGGTCTGGAAATGGAGTATGGCGCGGCGTGGGGAACGTTTGATGGCCGCCAGGAAACCTTACAACCGTTGCTGGGCCAGCTAAGCTGGTTGGCGGAACAATCCTGTTCACACCATCGGGTACTTTCACTGACGCATAGCGTTGAAGCTGCTTCAGGTCAGACTACTGAGCGAGTGTTACGGTTACAGAAAATCCGTCAGGCGCTGGAGCGCGGCGCGCTTGTGCTGTACGCGCAACCTATCCGCGATGCGCAGGGGAAAGGGTATGACGAGATTTTGACGCGGCTCAGATGTGACGACGGCATGATGATGCCGAACCAATTTATTCCGCTTATTGCCCAATTTAACCTGAGCGTGCGGTTCGATATGCAGGTGATGGAAGCGCTTTTGCAATGGCTCTCCGCACATCCTTCGGCAGATCAGGGGGCGCGTTTCTCGGTTAACCTGATGCCGCTGACTCTGCTGCAAAAAGAGACGGCGCCGCGCATTATTCAGCTCTTTAAACGCTATGGCGTTCCACCTGCTTCGGTCATCATAGAAATTACCGAAGAACAGGCGTTTTCTCATTCAGAAGCCAGTATGCATAATATCAACCAATTGCGTAAGTTTGGCTTAAAAATCGCGATTGATGATTTCGGCACCGGTTATGCAAACTATGAGCGCCTTAAACGCCTTAAGGCCGATATTATTAAAATCGACGGCTGTTTCGTAAAAGATATTCTGACGGACTCCCTGGATGCGATGATTGTGAAATCAATCACTGATTTAGCAAAAGCGAAATCGCTGAGTGTTGTCGCCGAGTTTGTTGAGACGCCGGCGCAGCGCGACTTGTTATTACAACTGGGCGTCCACAGTTTGCAGGGATACCTGATTGGCCGTCCGCGCCCGCTAGGTGAGTAA
- a CDS encoding MerR family transcriptional regulator, whose product MKRLRSKMTTEELAECLGVARQTVNRWIREQHWKTEKFPGVKGGRARLIHIDASVREFILNIPAFRKLPAFYQAEEPFAEYANAVHSHAYRQIIDAVENMSAQEQEKLALFLSREGIRGFLTRLGINESD is encoded by the coding sequence ATGAAAAGATTACGCAGTAAAATGACCACAGAAGAGCTGGCTGAATGCCTCGGCGTGGCCAGACAGACCGTCAATCGCTGGATCAGAGAACAACACTGGAAAACCGAAAAATTCCCGGGTGTTAAAGGCGGACGCGCAAGACTCATTCACATTGATGCCAGCGTGCGGGAGTTTATTCTGAACATTCCGGCTTTTCGCAAACTGCCTGCTTTTTATCAGGCTGAAGAGCCTTTTGCAGAATATGCGAACGCGGTACACAGCCACGCTTATCGGCAAATCATTGATGCTGTTGAAAACATGTCTGCTCAGGAACAGGAAAAACTGGCGCTATTTTTATCGCGGGAAGGCATTCGTGGTTTTCTGACGCGCTTAGGTATCAATGAGTCGGACTAA
- the nupC gene encoding nucleoside permease NupC, translating to MDRVLHFVLALAVVAVLALLVSSDRKKIRIRYVIQLLVIEVLLAWFFLNSNVGLGFVKGFSEMFEKLLGFANEGTNFVFGSMNDQGLAFFFLKVLCPIVFISALIGILQHIRVLPVVIRAIGFLLSKVNGMGKLESFNAVSSLILGQSENFIAYKDILGKMSRNRMYTMAATAMSTVSMSIVGAYMTMLDPKYVVAALVLNMFSTFIVLSLINPYRVDASEENIQMSNLHEGQSFFEMLGEYILAGFKVAIIVAAMLIGFIALIAALNALFATVTGWFGYSISFQGILGYIFYPVAWVMGVPSSEALQVGSIMATKLVSNEFVAMMDLQKIASTLSPRAEGIISVFLVSFANFSSIGIIAGAIKGLNEEQGNVVSRFGLKLVYGSTLVSVLSASIAALVL from the coding sequence ATGGACCGCGTCCTTCATTTTGTCCTGGCGCTTGCCGTTGTTGCGGTACTCGCACTGCTGGTTAGCAGCGACCGTAAAAAAATTCGCATTCGTTACGTCATTCAGTTACTCGTTATCGAAGTGTTACTGGCCTGGTTCTTCCTGAACTCTAATGTGGGTCTTGGCTTCGTGAAAGGTTTCTCCGAGATGTTTGAAAAACTCCTCGGATTTGCCAACGAAGGGACAAACTTCGTCTTCGGTAGTATGAACGATCAAGGTTTGGCGTTCTTCTTCCTGAAAGTTTTGTGTCCGATCGTTTTTATTTCCGCTCTGATCGGTATTCTCCAGCATATCCGCGTTCTGCCAGTGGTCATTCGCGCAATTGGTTTCCTGCTGTCCAAAGTTAACGGGATGGGTAAACTGGAATCCTTTAACGCCGTCAGCTCGCTGATCCTGGGCCAGTCCGAGAACTTTATCGCGTATAAAGATATTCTCGGTAAAATGTCCCGCAACCGTATGTACACCATGGCGGCTACCGCAATGTCTACCGTTTCCATGTCTATCGTGGGCGCATACATGACGATGCTGGATCCTAAGTATGTGGTGGCTGCACTGGTTCTGAACATGTTCAGCACCTTTATCGTTCTGTCGCTGATCAACCCGTACCGCGTGGATGCCAGCGAAGAAAATATCCAGATGTCGAACCTACACGAAGGCCAAAGCTTCTTCGAAATGCTGGGCGAATACATTCTGGCAGGTTTTAAAGTGGCCATTATCGTCGCGGCGATGCTTATCGGCTTTATCGCGCTGATCGCGGCGCTGAACGCTCTGTTCGCTACAGTGACTGGCTGGTTTGGCTACAGCATTTCCTTCCAGGGCATTCTGGGCTACATTTTCTACCCGGTGGCGTGGGTGATGGGCGTACCGTCCAGCGAAGCGCTACAGGTAGGAAGCATCATGGCGACTAAACTGGTTTCTAACGAATTCGTGGCGATGATGGATCTGCAGAAAATTGCCTCTACTCTTTCTCCGCGCGCAGAAGGCATTATCTCCGTCTTCCTGGTGTCCTTCGCGAACTTCTCTTCTATCGGGATTATCGCAGGTGCGATTAAAGGCCTGAACGAAGAACAGGGCAATGTGGTTTCCCGTTTTGGCCTGAAACTGGTTTATGGCTCCACGTTAGTGAGCGTCCTGTCCGCCTCTATCGCTGCGCTGGTACTGTAA
- the ypeC gene encoding DUF2502 domain-containing protein YpeC, producing the protein MFRSLILAAALLAFTPLAANAGEITLLPSIKLQIGDRDDYGNYWDGGRWRDRDYWHNHYEWRKNRWWRHDNGYHRGWDKRKAYERGYREGWRDRNDHRGRGRGHKHHH; encoded by the coding sequence ATGTTCAGGTCACTGATTCTGGCGGCAGCCTTGCTGGCTTTTACACCGCTTGCCGCGAATGCGGGTGAAATCACCCTGTTACCCTCGATAAAATTACAAATTGGCGATCGCGATGATTACGGTAACTACTGGGATGGCGGTCGCTGGCGCGATCGTGACTACTGGCACAACCATTATGAATGGCGTAAAAATCGCTGGTGGCGCCATGACAACGGGTATCATCGCGGCTGGGATAAACGTAAAGCGTATGAACGCGGTTATCGGGAAGGCTGGCGCGATCGCAACGATCATCGCGGGCGAGGACGCGGGCATAAACATCACCACTAA
- a CDS encoding Nramp family divalent metal transporter has translation MTDNRVENSSGRAARKLRLALMGPAFIAAIGYIDPGNFATNIQAGASFGYQLLWVVVWANLMAMLIQILSAKLGIATGKNLAEQIRDHYPRPVVWFYWVQAEIIAMATDLAEFIGAAIGFKLILGVSLLQGAVLTGIATFLILMLQRHGQKPLEKVIGGLLLFVAAAYIVELFFSQPDIAQLGKGMVIPALPDSEAVFLAAGVLGATIMPHVIYLHSSLTQHLHGGTRQQRYSATKWDVAIAMTIAGFVNLAMMATAAAAFHFSGHTGIADLDQAYLTLEPLLSHAAATVFGLSLVAAGLSSTVVGTLAGQVVMQGFVHFHIPLWVRRTITMLPSFIVILLGLDPTRILVMSQVLLSFGIALALVPLLIFTSNRALMGELVNTRRVKQIGWMIVALVVALNLWLLVGTVMGLS, from the coding sequence ATGACTGACAATCGCGTAGAGAATAGCAGCGGACGGGCGGCGCGCAAGTTAAGGCTCGCATTAATGGGACCTGCGTTCATTGCCGCGATTGGTTATATCGACCCAGGTAACTTCGCAACCAATATTCAGGCCGGCGCCAGCTTTGGCTATCAGCTGCTTTGGGTCGTGGTGTGGGCGAACCTGATGGCAATGCTGATTCAAATCCTCTCAGCAAAGCTTGGAATCGCCACCGGTAAGAATCTGGCAGAGCAAATTCGCGACCATTATCCGCGCCCGGTAGTCTGGTTTTACTGGGTACAGGCAGAAATCATCGCGATGGCCACCGACTTGGCGGAATTTATCGGCGCGGCAATTGGTTTTAAGCTGATTCTTGGCGTCTCTTTATTACAGGGGGCGGTATTGACCGGTATTGCGACGTTTCTGATTTTAATGTTACAGCGTCATGGTCAAAAGCCGCTTGAAAAAGTGATTGGCGGCTTACTACTTTTTGTCGCTGCCGCTTACATTGTGGAGCTGTTTTTCTCTCAGCCTGATATAGCACAACTCGGCAAAGGGATGGTTATTCCGGCGCTGCCTGACTCGGAAGCGGTATTCTTAGCCGCCGGCGTGCTTGGTGCGACGATTATGCCGCATGTCATTTATTTACACTCTTCCTTAACGCAGCATCTGCATGGCGGAACGCGGCAACAGCGCTATTCAGCTACAAAATGGGATGTGGCTATTGCCATGACTATTGCCGGTTTTGTTAATCTGGCAATGATGGCCACCGCCGCCGCGGCGTTTCATTTCAGCGGACACACTGGCATCGCCGATCTCGATCAGGCATACCTGACGCTGGAACCTTTGCTTAGCCATGCAGCGGCAACGGTATTTGGCCTTAGCCTGGTGGCGGCCGGGCTTTCTTCTACCGTTGTCGGCACGCTGGCGGGGCAGGTGGTTATGCAGGGGTTTGTTCATTTTCATATCCCGCTGTGGGTGCGGCGCACTATTACCATGCTGCCATCATTTATTGTGATTCTGCTGGGACTGGACCCTACCCGAATACTGGTGATGAGCCAGGTGCTGTTGAGTTTCGGCATTGCGCTGGCATTGGTGCCGTTACTGATTTTCACCAGTAACCGCGCACTGATGGGGGAACTGGTGAATACGCGCCGGGTGAAACAGATTGGCTGGATGATTGTGGCGCTGGTCGTCGCCCTGAACCTCTGGTTACTGGTCGGAACGGTGATGGGCTTGTCATAG
- a CDS encoding MerR family transcriptional regulator, with translation MFKERMTPEELANLTGYSRQTINKWVRKEGWATSPKPGVQGGKARLVHVNEQVREYIRSAERSVDHQADTFTPAGDASLEALLMTLAKEMTLSEQKQLTSLLVREGITGLLQRLGIRDSK, from the coding sequence ATGTTCAAGGAACGGATGACGCCAGAAGAACTCGCTAATCTCACCGGTTACAGCCGACAAACCATCAATAAATGGGTACGGAAAGAAGGCTGGGCGACGTCACCCAAACCCGGCGTCCAGGGCGGTAAAGCCCGCCTGGTTCATGTAAACGAACAGGTTCGTGAATATATCCGCAGCGCTGAGCGTTCGGTTGACCACCAGGCAGACACATTCACGCCTGCCGGCGACGCGTCACTTGAAGCGCTACTCATGACGCTCGCCAAAGAGATGACATTATCCGAGCAGAAACAGCTTACCTCTCTCCTCGTTCGTGAAGGGATTACAGGTTTGTTACAACGCTTAGGGATACGCGATAGCAAATAA
- a CDS encoding alpha-keto acid decarboxylase family protein — protein sequence MQTPYTVADYLLDRLAGCGIDHLFGVPGDYNLQFLDHVIDHPTLRWVGCANELNAAYAADGYARMSGAGALLTTFGVGELSAINGIAGSYAEYVPVLHIVGAPCSDAQQRGELMHHTLGDGDFRHFYRMSQAISAASAVLNEQNACYEIDRVLGEMLTAHRPCYILLPADVAKKPAIPPTETLMLPANKAQSSVETAFRYHARQCLMNSRRIALLADFLARRFGLRPLLQRWMVETPIAHATLLMGKGLFNEQHPNFVGTYSAGASSKEVRQAIEDADMVICVGTRFVDTLTAGFTQQLPAERTLEIQPYASRIGDSWFTLPMELAVSILRELCLECAFAPSPTRSSGQSIPVEKGALTQENFWQTLQQFIKPGDIILVDQGTAAFGAAALSLPDGAEVLVQPLWGSIGYSLPAAFGAQTACPDRRVILIIGDGAAQLTIQEMGSMLRDEQAPIILLLNNEGYTVERAIHGAAQRYNDIASWNWTQIPQALSAAQQAECWRVTQAIQLEEILARLARPQRLSLIEVMLPKADLPELLRTVTRALEMRNGG from the coding sequence ATGCAAACCCCCTATACTGTGGCCGATTATTTGCTGGACAGACTGGCAGGATGCGGCATTGACCACCTTTTTGGCGTGCCGGGCGATTATAATTTGCAGTTTCTTGACCATGTTATTGACCACCCAACCCTTCGTTGGGTGGGATGCGCCAATGAACTGAACGCTGCTTACGCTGCTGACGGTTATGCCCGTATGTCGGGTGCTGGCGCGTTGCTAACGACCTTTGGCGTCGGAGAGCTTAGCGCCATTAACGGTATCGCGGGCAGTTACGCGGAATACGTACCCGTATTGCATATCGTCGGCGCGCCCTGTAGCGATGCGCAGCAGCGCGGTGAACTGATGCATCACACGCTTGGCGATGGCGACTTTCGTCATTTTTATCGCATGAGTCAGGCGATATCTGCCGCCAGCGCTGTTTTAAATGAGCAGAATGCCTGTTACGAGATTGACCGTGTATTGGGTGAGATGCTTACTGCCCACAGACCGTGCTACATCCTGTTGCCCGCTGATGTGGCGAAAAAACCGGCCATTCCACCCACAGAAACTCTGATGTTACCCGCGAATAAAGCGCAAAGCAGCGTGGAGACGGCATTTCGTTACCATGCTCGCCAGTGTCTGATGAACAGCCGGCGCATTGCGCTATTGGCCGACTTTCTCGCCCGGCGTTTTGGCTTACGACCTCTGCTACAACGCTGGATGGTGGAAACGCCTATTGCCCATGCGACGCTACTGATGGGGAAGGGGCTTTTTAATGAGCAGCATCCGAACTTTGTCGGCACCTACAGCGCCGGCGCCAGCAGCAAAGAGGTCCGTCAGGCCATAGAAGATGCCGATATGGTCATCTGTGTTGGTACCCGTTTTGTCGATACGCTTACTGCCGGGTTTACCCAACAGTTGCCAGCGGAGCGAACGTTGGAGATCCAGCCTTACGCGTCGCGTATTGGCGATTCCTGGTTCACCCTCCCTATGGAGCTGGCGGTATCTATATTGCGTGAACTGTGTCTTGAATGCGCCTTCGCCCCATCGCCGACGCGTTCCTCCGGGCAATCTATTCCGGTTGAAAAGGGGGCACTAACCCAGGAAAACTTCTGGCAAACCTTACAGCAATTTATCAAACCCGGCGATATTATTCTGGTCGATCAGGGCACCGCTGCCTTTGGCGCCGCCGCGCTGTCGCTGCCTGATGGCGCGGAAGTTCTGGTGCAGCCACTGTGGGGGTCTATTGGCTATTCCTTGCCGGCTGCGTTTGGCGCCCAAACGGCCTGCCCTGATCGACGGGTGATATTGATTATTGGCGATGGTGCGGCTCAGCTAACGATTCAGGAAATGGGCTCGATGTTACGCGACGAACAGGCGCCGATCATCCTGCTGCTCAACAATGAGGGTTATACCGTAGAACGTGCCATTCACGGCGCCGCTCAGCGATATAACGACATCGCGAGCTGGAACTGGACGCAGATACCGCAGGCGCTAAGCGCGGCGCAACAGGCGGAGTGCTGGCGGGTGACGCAGGCTATTCAACTGGAAGAAATACTCGCACGACTGGCGCGTCCGCAGCGTTTGTCATTGATTGAAGTGATGCTGCCAAAAGCCGACCTGCCTGAACTATTGCGTACCGTGACCCGCGCACTGGAAATGCGCAACGGGGGATAA
- a CDS encoding ion channel protein → MLHPRARTMLLLSLPALIIGVASSLLLIAAMKIASVFQQFLWQRLPASIGIAYDSPFWMVGILTLTGIVVGLIIRYSPGHAGPDPAIEPLISMPVSPSALPGLLLALIIGLAGGVSLGPEHPIMTVNIALAVAFGSRLFPRITALDWTILASAGTIGALFGTPVAAALIFSQTLSGANDVPVWDRLFAPLMAAAAGSLTTSLFFQPHFSLPIAHYTQMRLVDIASGAIVATIAIAAGMVAVWCLPRLHELLHRLKNPVLILGIGGFMLGILGLIGGPLTLFKGLDEMQQMAFSQTLGAGDYFTLAIVKLAALVIAAASGFRGGRIFPAVFIGAALGLMLHAHVDAVPAAITVSCAILGLVLVVTRDGWLSLFMAAVVVPDTNLLPLLCIVMLPAWLLLAGKPLLAANHHEP, encoded by the coding sequence ATGCTCCATCCGCGTGCCCGAACGATGCTGTTACTGTCGCTCCCCGCACTGATTATTGGCGTAGCGTCAAGTTTACTTTTAATTGCCGCGATGAAAATCGCGTCAGTTTTTCAGCAATTTCTTTGGCAACGCCTGCCTGCCAGTATCGGCATCGCTTATGATTCGCCATTCTGGATGGTGGGTATACTTACGCTGACCGGGATCGTGGTTGGTTTGATTATCCGTTACAGTCCAGGCCATGCTGGCCCCGATCCGGCTATCGAACCACTAATCAGTATGCCTGTCTCGCCCTCGGCTCTGCCTGGATTGCTTCTCGCTTTAATCATTGGCCTTGCCGGTGGGGTCAGCCTGGGACCGGAGCATCCGATAATGACAGTGAATATTGCGTTGGCGGTCGCGTTTGGATCCCGTCTGTTCCCTCGCATCACGGCGTTAGACTGGACGATTCTGGCCTCGGCAGGCACCATCGGCGCGCTATTCGGCACGCCCGTCGCCGCCGCACTGATTTTCTCGCAAACGCTTAGCGGCGCTAACGATGTTCCCGTGTGGGATCGCCTGTTTGCGCCCTTAATGGCGGCAGCGGCGGGGTCATTAACCACCAGTCTGTTCTTCCAGCCGCATTTTTCGTTGCCCATTGCCCATTATACGCAGATGCGGCTGGTGGATATTGCCAGCGGTGCGATTGTCGCAACGATAGCCATTGCCGCAGGGATGGTCGCCGTCTGGTGCCTCCCACGTCTGCATGAGTTGCTGCATCGGCTGAAAAATCCGGTCCTTATTCTCGGCATAGGTGGTTTTATGCTGGGTATACTGGGCCTCATTGGCGGGCCGCTGACCTTGTTTAAAGGGCTGGACGAAATGCAACAAATGGCATTTAGCCAGACGCTGGGCGCGGGGGATTATTTTACCTTAGCCATCGTCAAACTGGCCGCGCTGGTTATCGCAGCCGCGAGCGGCTTTCGCGGCGGGCGCATTTTTCCGGCTGTGTTTATCGGCGCGGCGCTGGGGCTCATGCTCCATGCCCATGTCGACGCCGTTCCGGCGGCCATCACGGTTTCCTGCGCGATACTTGGGTTAGTACTGGTGGTAACGCGCGACGGCTGGCTCAGCCTGTTTATGGCGGCAGTCGTCGTACCGGATACCAACCTGTTGCCGCTGCTGTGTATCGTTATGCTCCCCGCATGGCTATTGCTGGCGGGTAAACCGTTACTGGCCGCCAACCATCACGAGCCTTAA